From Sinorhizobium sp. RAC02, a single genomic window includes:
- the recX gene encoding recombination regulator RecX, translating to MQDDTTPPDTPSPRMLSWARNSAIYRLGRSMHTEKQLFDAISRKAREKFEDITDAQVKVLADSAVKFGYDISALDDRTYAETSSRSGMRSGKSRRAVSQKLSQKGVAKDTAAAAVAEIDDFYAAIVLARKRAFGPFRKVPLDDKRKAKELSAFARAGFGFDIGKTILSMPIEEAEEALDAGRHF from the coding sequence GTGCAGGACGATACGACACCACCCGACACGCCGTCTCCGCGCATGCTTTCGTGGGCGCGCAATTCGGCGATCTACCGCCTCGGACGCAGCATGCATACGGAAAAGCAGCTGTTCGACGCCATTTCGCGCAAGGCGCGCGAGAAGTTCGAAGACATTACCGATGCCCAGGTCAAGGTGCTCGCCGACTCGGCGGTGAAATTCGGTTACGACATCAGCGCCCTCGATGACCGCACCTATGCCGAGACCAGCAGCCGTTCCGGAATGCGCAGCGGCAAATCCCGGCGCGCGGTGTCGCAGAAGCTGTCACAAAAGGGCGTTGCGAAGGATACGGCAGCCGCGGCCGTCGCCGAGATCGACGATTTTTATGCAGCGATCGTCCTTGCGCGCAAGCGCGCTTTCGGACCTTTTCGCAAAGTGCCCCTGGATGACAAACGGAAAGCCAAGGAGCTTTCCGCCTTCGCCAGGGCGGGGTTCGGTTTCGACATCGGAAAAACCATCCTGTCGATGCCGATCGAGGAGGCCGAAGAAGCCCTGGACGCGGGCCGTCACTTCTGA
- a CDS encoding ABC transporter permease, giving the protein MTRRSDQSGGLAASLRRTRALIRKETRQLLRDISSIAIGIVMPVTLLVLFGYGINLDVKNVPVAILMEDSSVEARGVAAAFELSPYFSTRTVHTMNEAERMLMAADVRAIVRIPSDFARGIDLGAAEVQLIINGADANTARISLGYAQGAVGIWAAKEAARTGGIVSGGIVIEPRLWFNEANDSSYFLVPGLIVLVMTLIGALLTALVMAREWERGTFEALFVTPVRSIEILLGKTVPYFLLGLIGLVLCVVGSKLLFGVPLRGSLVILTVVSMLYLLVALGLGLVISSAAKSQFVASQVTVLLTFLPAMMLSGFMYDPRSMPFAVQVITYVFPARYFVTLLQSLFLSGNNWSVILPNAAVLAGMAIALLTLAARLTRKRIA; this is encoded by the coding sequence ATGACCAGACGTTCCGATCAGTCCGGCGGTCTTGCCGCATCGCTGCGCCGAACACGCGCCCTGATCCGCAAGGAAACGCGGCAGCTCCTGCGCGACATCAGCAGCATCGCGATCGGCATCGTCATGCCCGTCACGCTGCTCGTCCTGTTCGGCTACGGCATCAACCTGGACGTCAAGAACGTGCCCGTCGCGATCCTGATGGAGGACAGTTCCGTCGAGGCGCGCGGCGTCGCCGCCGCCTTCGAACTCTCGCCGTATTTTTCCACGCGAACCGTCCACACCATGAACGAGGCCGAAAGGATGCTGATGGCCGCGGACGTGCGCGCCATTGTCCGCATCCCCTCAGATTTCGCCCGCGGCATCGACCTCGGCGCGGCAGAGGTTCAGTTGATCATCAACGGCGCCGATGCCAATACCGCGCGCATCTCCCTCGGTTATGCGCAAGGGGCCGTCGGCATCTGGGCGGCAAAGGAAGCCGCGCGCACTGGCGGCATCGTGAGCGGTGGCATCGTCATCGAGCCTCGCCTCTGGTTCAACGAAGCCAATGACAGCAGCTACTTTCTCGTGCCCGGTCTGATCGTTCTTGTGATGACCCTGATCGGCGCCCTGCTGACGGCGCTGGTGATGGCGCGCGAATGGGAACGCGGCACGTTCGAGGCGCTGTTCGTGACGCCGGTCCGCTCAATCGAAATTCTTCTCGGCAAGACCGTGCCCTATTTCCTACTCGGCCTGATCGGGCTCGTGCTCTGCGTCGTCGGCAGCAAGCTGCTGTTCGGCGTGCCGCTGCGCGGGTCGCTCGTCATCCTTACCGTTGTGTCGATGCTCTACCTGCTCGTCGCCCTCGGCCTTGGCCTCGTCATCTCTTCGGCGGCCAAGAGCCAGTTCGTCGCAAGCCAGGTGACGGTGCTGCTCACCTTCCTGCCGGCGATGATGCTGTCCGGGTTCATGTACGACCCGCGCAGCATGCCCTTTGCCGTCCAGGTGATCACCTATGTGTTTCCGGCACGCTACTTCGTGACGCTGCTGCAGTCGCTTTTCCTTTCGGGCAACAACTGGAGCGTCATCCTTCCCAATGCCGCCGTTCTTGCCGGAATGGCAATCGCGCTCCTGACACTTGCCGCACGTCTCACGCGCAAGAGGATCGCCTAG
- a CDS encoding ATP-binding cassette domain-containing protein, giving the protein MDERPLCLIARDVHKTFRRNSGEPVEALAGISLAVRKGALTALVGPDGAGKTTLLRLASGLVAPDSGSLEVVGLDVSTVPQAVQDRIGYMPQRFGLYEDLSVQENLDLYADLHGVTGAQRAEVYPRLFEMTQLGRFRERPAGKLSGGMKQKLGLACTLVRAPELLLLDEPTVGVDPLSRRELWDIVFKLIREDGLSVVVATSYLDEAERCDHAVLMHAGKILAEGPPAEITAKAESCCFLVNGPQGLPARSLQARLFALPGVVDAVPEAGRVRVVRRPGQQDAALQIEGLSLDMEPVEPRFEDAFMMLFDSVAGERDRVSHTAIAAGGSGPVDEAVVEVRDLVRMFGDFTAVDHVSFSVRRGEVYGLLGPNGAGKSTTFRMLCGLLPATGGTLKVAGADLLRAGAKARERLGYVAQKFSLYGQLTVDENLEFFASAYGLRGSGKKDRIRALKNEFALESLSDLPSGQLPGGFKQRLALAAALLHEPDILFLDEATSGADPIARRQFWGRITALSEQGVTVIVTTHFMEEAEYCDRIIILDAGRNLAEGTPLEIRERVATSDDAAPSMEEAFITIVERERLKRTEKAA; this is encoded by the coding sequence ATGGACGAGCGGCCGCTCTGCCTTATCGCGAGGGATGTGCACAAGACCTTCCGCCGGAATAGCGGCGAACCGGTCGAAGCGCTTGCCGGCATTTCGCTGGCCGTGCGCAAGGGTGCCCTGACCGCCCTTGTCGGCCCGGACGGAGCCGGCAAGACGACCCTTCTCCGCCTGGCGAGCGGACTGGTCGCCCCGGATTCCGGCAGCCTGGAGGTCGTCGGGCTTGATGTAAGCACCGTGCCGCAGGCCGTTCAGGACCGTATCGGCTACATGCCGCAGCGTTTCGGCCTCTATGAAGACCTGAGCGTGCAGGAAAACCTCGACCTCTATGCCGACCTGCACGGTGTCACCGGCGCGCAACGCGCGGAAGTCTACCCGCGCCTGTTCGAAATGACGCAGCTAGGGCGGTTCAGGGAGCGGCCAGCCGGGAAACTTTCCGGCGGCATGAAGCAGAAGCTCGGCCTTGCCTGTACGCTGGTGCGCGCGCCCGAACTGCTGCTGCTCGATGAGCCGACGGTCGGCGTCGACCCGCTGTCGCGGCGCGAATTGTGGGACATCGTCTTCAAGCTGATCCGCGAGGACGGCCTGTCGGTTGTCGTCGCCACCTCCTATCTCGACGAAGCGGAACGCTGCGATCATGCAGTGCTGATGCATGCGGGCAAGATACTCGCCGAAGGGCCGCCGGCGGAGATCACCGCCAAGGCGGAAAGCTGCTGCTTCCTCGTCAACGGACCGCAAGGCCTACCCGCCCGCTCCCTGCAAGCCCGCCTGTTTGCGCTGCCCGGCGTCGTGGATGCCGTGCCGGAGGCCGGTCGGGTCCGGGTGGTGCGCCGGCCCGGCCAGCAGGACGCCGCCCTGCAGATCGAGGGGCTTTCGCTCGACATGGAGCCGGTCGAGCCCCGCTTCGAGGATGCCTTCATGATGCTCTTCGACAGCGTCGCGGGAGAACGGGACCGTGTCAGCCACACGGCGATTGCCGCAGGTGGCAGCGGCCCGGTTGACGAAGCGGTCGTCGAAGTGCGTGACCTCGTGCGAATGTTCGGCGATTTCACGGCCGTCGATCATGTCAGTTTCAGCGTCCGCCGCGGCGAGGTCTACGGGCTTCTCGGGCCCAATGGTGCTGGCAAGAGCACGACCTTTCGCATGCTCTGTGGCCTGCTGCCGGCGACCGGCGGCACGCTGAAGGTGGCGGGCGCCGACCTGCTGCGGGCGGGCGCGAAGGCCCGCGAGCGGCTCGGCTATGTCGCCCAAAAATTCTCGCTCTACGGCCAGCTGACGGTCGACGAGAATCTGGAATTCTTCGCCAGCGCCTATGGCCTGCGCGGCAGCGGCAAGAAAGACAGAATCCGCGCGCTGAAGAACGAATTCGCGCTGGAAAGCCTCTCCGATCTGCCGAGCGGCCAGCTTCCCGGCGGCTTCAAGCAGCGCCTCGCCCTAGCCGCCGCCCTCCTGCATGAACCGGATATCCTTTTCCTCGACGAGGCGACGAGCGGCGCCGACCCCATCGCCCGACGGCAGTTCTGGGGCCGGATCACCGCGCTTTCGGAACAGGGCGTCACCGTCATCGTGACGACCCATTTCATGGAAGAGGCGGAATATTGCGACCGGATCATCATCCTCGATGCCGGCCGGAACCTTGCGGAGGGAACACCTCTCGAAATCCGCGAGCGGGTGGCGACATCGGATGACGCCGCGCCGTCCATGGAGGAGGCCTTCATCACAATCGTCGAGCGGGAGCGGCTGAAGCGAACGGAGAAGGCCGCATGA
- a CDS encoding dihydrodipicolinate synthase family protein, protein MPDFRRRNPVQGLITDLVTPFRGDGVDHEGLASLVNWQIASGVSGLAACGRPGEASSLSREERRAALAAVVKAARLSVPVLASVGTYSTEATIALALDAEEEGADALIVTTPYYSKPTQKGIIAHMRAVAEATALPILVMADPATTRSDVTAETLWALSDVPGIHGFIDASGDMARLAVIDRRLRERLVLYSAHDTTAFAFNVLGGSGTFSTAANLAPRLTSAMHQALRTRNVDLALDLKDRLAPLFMALGDTPDPAAIKHGLMPVLGLSEAVRLPLVPTTLGAGATVRRALAGLPESAAQLARAS, encoded by the coding sequence ATGCCAGACTTTCGACGCCGCAATCCCGTTCAGGGCCTCATCACAGACCTCGTCACGCCCTTCCGCGGCGATGGGGTGGACCACGAGGGGCTTGCCTCTCTCGTCAACTGGCAGATCGCCAGCGGCGTGTCCGGCCTTGCCGCCTGCGGCAGGCCTGGTGAAGCGTCTTCGCTGAGCCGGGAGGAGCGCCGTGCCGCGCTCGCCGCCGTGGTTAAGGCCGCCCGTCTCTCCGTGCCGGTTCTTGCTTCCGTCGGTACCTATTCGACCGAGGCGACCATAGCGCTTGCCCTCGATGCGGAAGAGGAGGGGGCGGATGCGTTGATCGTCACCACGCCCTATTACAGCAAGCCGACGCAGAAGGGCATCATCGCCCATATGCGCGCCGTGGCGGAAGCGACCGCGCTGCCGATCCTCGTCATGGCCGACCCGGCAACGACCCGCTCGGATGTCACGGCCGAAACCCTCTGGGCGCTCAGCGATGTTCCCGGCATCCACGGCTTCATCGACGCATCGGGCGACATGGCGCGCCTCGCCGTGATCGACCGGCGGCTGCGCGAGCGACTGGTGTTGTACTCCGCACACGATACGACGGCCTTCGCCTTCAACGTGCTTGGCGGTAGCGGAACGTTTTCCACTGCGGCAAATCTCGCGCCGCGCCTGACGAGCGCGATGCACCAGGCGTTGCGCACGCGCAATGTCGATCTCGCCCTCGACCTCAAGGATCGTCTTGCGCCCCTCTTCATGGCGCTCGGCGATACGCCGGATCCGGCTGCCATTAAGCACGGGCTCATGCCCGTCCTCGGCCTGTCCGAGGCGGTGCGGCTCCCGCTGGTGCCGACCACGCTCGGGGCCGGCGCGACCGTGCGCCGTGCGCTTGCCGGCTTGCCGGAAAGCGCCGCGCAGCTTGCCAGGGCAAGCTGA
- a CDS encoding potassium transporter Kup, with translation MTSLDADGKIHSRKFLVLLLGSIGVVYGDIGTSPLYAFREALRPFVADGVVREDVVIGLISLMVWTLTIIVTFKYVLFLLRADNDGEGGTLSLLALLMKKSGSYLPVLFFAGVIGAALFIGDAMITPALSVMSALEGLKLVTPAFADYVLPMSAAIMVGLFLVQSKGTAAVSNFFGPVTVVWFLAMAWGGLIHIGDNLTILQALNPLNALWFITHAGAVGLIVLGAVFLTVTGAEALYADLGHFGRRPIQWAWFILVFPALTLNYLGQGALVLTNPEAVENPFYLLYPDWALLPIVILATMATIIASQAVITGAFSLARQAVHLGFLPRLMIKFTSETNTGQIYVPAVNGVLFVGVIVLIFSFGDSESLATAYGISVTGAMVVTTLMAHQFLRQIWGYSTLTATLLLLPLLLVEAVFLAANLLKVHDGGWVPVALAIAIMLIMWTWTKGTKYLKTKTAQSDIPLTDFIAALEKKSKHAPAIVPGTAVFLTSVPDRTPAVLLHNIKHNHVLHERNVILTVWTQDKPYVPEEERIEMQKLSDRFLRIDLTFGFMDEPNVTKALSICRKKGFKFEIMQTSFYLGRRVLVRSPTVGLPVWQERLYIALANFGIDPSDYFKLPANRVVELGEQVAI, from the coding sequence ATGACATCGCTGGACGCCGACGGCAAAATCCATTCGCGCAAATTCCTTGTCCTGCTTCTCGGTTCTATCGGCGTTGTCTATGGCGACATCGGCACGAGCCCGCTCTACGCCTTCCGCGAAGCGTTGCGGCCGTTCGTCGCCGACGGCGTTGTCCGCGAGGACGTCGTCATCGGCCTCATTTCCCTGATGGTCTGGACGCTGACCATCATCGTGACCTTCAAATATGTGCTGTTCCTGCTGCGTGCCGACAATGACGGCGAAGGCGGAACGCTGTCGTTGCTCGCGCTGCTCATGAAAAAATCTGGCAGCTACCTGCCGGTGCTGTTCTTTGCTGGCGTCATCGGCGCCGCGCTCTTCATCGGCGATGCGATGATCACGCCGGCACTCTCCGTCATGTCGGCGCTGGAGGGGCTGAAGCTCGTGACGCCAGCCTTCGCCGACTACGTGCTGCCCATGTCGGCGGCGATCATGGTGGGCCTCTTCCTCGTGCAATCGAAGGGCACGGCCGCGGTTTCCAATTTCTTCGGGCCGGTCACCGTCGTCTGGTTCCTCGCCATGGCCTGGGGCGGCCTCATCCATATCGGTGACAACCTGACGATCCTTCAGGCGCTCAACCCATTGAATGCGCTGTGGTTCATCACCCATGCCGGCGCCGTCGGCCTAATCGTGCTCGGCGCTGTCTTCCTCACCGTCACCGGCGCCGAGGCACTCTATGCCGACCTCGGCCATTTCGGTCGGCGGCCCATCCAATGGGCCTGGTTCATCCTGGTCTTCCCGGCACTCACGCTCAACTATCTCGGACAGGGCGCCCTCGTCCTCACCAATCCCGAGGCCGTCGAGAACCCGTTCTACCTGCTCTATCCCGACTGGGCCCTGTTGCCGATCGTCATCCTCGCCACCATGGCGACCATAATCGCCAGCCAGGCGGTCATCACCGGTGCCTTCTCGCTGGCACGCCAGGCGGTGCATCTCGGCTTCCTGCCGCGCCTGATGATTAAGTTCACCTCGGAAACCAATACCGGCCAGATCTACGTGCCGGCGGTGAACGGCGTGCTGTTCGTCGGGGTGATCGTGCTCATCTTTTCCTTCGGGGATTCGGAATCGCTGGCAACCGCCTATGGTATCTCGGTGACGGGCGCGATGGTGGTGACGACCCTGATGGCGCACCAGTTCCTGCGCCAGATCTGGGGCTACTCCACCCTCACCGCCACCCTGCTCCTGCTGCCGCTTCTTCTGGTCGAGGCTGTGTTCCTGGCCGCGAACCTTCTGAAGGTCCATGATGGCGGCTGGGTACCGGTCGCCTTGGCGATCGCCATCATGCTGATCATGTGGACCTGGACGAAGGGCACCAAATATCTCAAGACCAAGACCGCGCAAAGCGATATTCCGCTGACGGATTTCATCGCGGCGCTGGAGAAGAAGTCCAAACACGCCCCGGCCATCGTGCCCGGCACGGCCGTGTTCCTGACCAGCGTGCCGGATCGCACGCCGGCGGTGCTTCTGCACAACATCAAGCACAACCACGTCCTGCACGAGCGAAACGTCATCCTGACGGTGTGGACGCAGGACAAGCCCTACGTGCCGGAAGAAGAACGCATCGAGATGCAGAAGCTCAGCGACCGCTTCCTGCGCATCGACCTGACCTTCGGCTTCATGGATGAACCGAACGTCACCAAGGCGCTCAGCATCTGCCGCAAGAAAGGCTTCAAGTTCGAGATCATGCAGACCTCGTTCTATCTCGGCCGGCGCGTCCTCGTGCGCTCGCCGACCGTTGGCCTGCCGGTCTGGCAGGAGCGCCTCTATATCGCGCTCGCCAATTTCGGCATCGATCCGTCCGATTACTTCAAGCTGCCCGCCAACCGGGTGGTTGAGCTCGGCGAGCAGGTCGCCATCTGA
- a CDS encoding DUF296 domain-containing protein, whose product MRHKLLAGDTGGRCVILALDTGEEAFNDISNFAMKEGVPVAAIMAIGAFRAATLTFFEFDTRNGKRIPVEVQSEELA is encoded by the coding sequence ATGAGGCATAAACTTCTGGCAGGAGACACCGGCGGACGCTGCGTCATCCTTGCTCTCGACACGGGCGAAGAGGCCTTCAATGACATTTCGAATTTCGCGATGAAGGAGGGCGTGCCGGTGGCGGCTATTATGGCGATTGGCGCCTTCCGCGCCGCGACCCTAACCTTCTTCGAGTTCGACACACGAAACGGCAAGAGGATCCCCGTCGAAGTGCAGTCGGAAGAGTTGGCATGA
- a CDS encoding putative quinol monooxygenase has translation MLKVIAQDFIRAEAIGIVAPLYRELVELTRREPLCIGYELFTDQKDPGHFIFIETWPDRAALDIHCATEHFRRLVPQIDAHQREKGTYILMDAFTAAT, from the coding sequence ATGCTCAAGGTCATCGCACAGGATTTCATTCGAGCCGAGGCTATCGGCATTGTGGCACCTCTCTATCGCGAGCTTGTGGAGCTCACCCGTCGGGAGCCGCTGTGCATTGGCTATGAGCTTTTTACGGACCAGAAGGACCCGGGCCACTTCATCTTCATCGAAACCTGGCCTGACCGTGCAGCGCTGGATATTCACTGCGCGACGGAGCACTTCCGCCGCCTTGTCCCTCAGATTGACGCCCACCAGCGGGAGAAGGGGACCTATATCCTGATGGACGCTTTTACCGCTGCGACCTGA
- a CDS encoding VOC family protein — protein MKIVTSLSFQGQCREAFEFYAKVLGGKITAAMPYGDAPPDMPISDAKYKDWLMHCWLDVGDQALMGADMDVAWAPNVDKPKNGFDVTLHTTDKAEGRRWFDQLSEGGKQVMPFAETFWSPGFGSLVDKFGVPWMINSIPSGDWKPSQG, from the coding sequence ATGAAGATCGTGACAAGCCTGAGTTTCCAGGGCCAGTGCCGCGAAGCATTCGAATTCTATGCCAAGGTGCTGGGCGGCAAGATTACCGCAGCCATGCCCTATGGCGACGCCCCGCCGGACATGCCGATCAGCGATGCGAAATACAAGGACTGGCTGATGCATTGCTGGCTGGATGTCGGCGATCAGGCGCTGATGGGGGCCGACATGGATGTCGCCTGGGCGCCGAATGTCGACAAGCCCAAGAACGGCTTCGACGTCACCCTGCATACGACCGACAAGGCCGAAGGCAGGCGCTGGTTCGACCAGCTTTCCGAAGGCGGCAAGCAGGTCATGCCGTTTGCGGAAACGTTCTGGTCCCCCGGCTTCGGCTCCCTCGTCGACAAGTTCGGCGTGCCTTGGATGATCAACAGCATCCCCTCGGGCGATTGGAAACCGTCGCAGGGCTGA
- a CDS encoding ABC transporter permease, with protein sequence MLASFLRILTLIRKELLVILKDPKSRASLVVPPILQCLIFGYAATYDLNSVPYVLVDQDRSTASIALVAKLEGSGLFQRQGTFTQTAQAAPLLDAGRAMVIVVIGPRFERDLEAGAAAPVQVIADGRNSNTSGIAQGYASTIIGDFAAARQAETGAKSAGVKASTRAWFNPQLETRWSMVPSLIGTITMMMTMMLTAMSVAREREEGTFDQLLVAPFTPTEIMIGKAVPSMIVGITQASAILLVALFWFQIPFAGSLFTLYVGLALFLAAAIGFGLFLSSLAGNMQQAMILCFVFLMPFMLLSGLVSPTDNMPAALQYLTMINPLTYAIRITRTVYLEGGQFAELLPDMLALIAIAAVTMPISAWMFKHRLN encoded by the coding sequence ATGCTGGCCTCTTTTCTTCGTATCCTGACCCTCATCCGCAAGGAGCTTCTCGTCATCCTGAAGGATCCGAAAAGCCGCGCCAGCCTCGTCGTGCCGCCGATCCTGCAATGCCTGATCTTCGGCTACGCGGCCACCTACGACCTTAACAGCGTGCCCTATGTCCTGGTGGACCAGGATCGCAGCACCGCGTCGATCGCCCTTGTCGCCAAGCTCGAAGGCTCGGGCCTTTTCCAGCGACAGGGCACGTTCACACAGACGGCGCAGGCCGCACCGCTGCTCGATGCCGGGCGCGCCATGGTGATCGTGGTGATCGGACCCCGCTTCGAACGCGACCTCGAAGCGGGTGCGGCGGCCCCCGTTCAGGTGATTGCCGATGGCCGGAATTCAAACACCAGCGGCATCGCCCAGGGGTATGCAAGCACGATCATCGGCGATTTTGCGGCCGCGCGGCAGGCGGAAACGGGTGCCAAAAGTGCGGGCGTCAAGGCATCGACGCGCGCCTGGTTCAATCCGCAACTCGAAACCCGCTGGAGCATGGTCCCGTCACTCATCGGTACCATCACCATGATGATGACGATGATGCTGACTGCGATGTCCGTGGCGCGCGAACGGGAGGAAGGCACGTTCGATCAGCTTCTCGTCGCCCCCTTCACACCGACCGAGATCATGATCGGCAAGGCCGTGCCCTCGATGATCGTCGGCATCACCCAGGCCTCGGCGATCCTGCTGGTTGCGCTCTTCTGGTTCCAGATCCCCTTCGCGGGATCCCTCTTCACACTCTATGTCGGCCTGGCCCTCTTCCTCGCCGCCGCCATCGGCTTCGGTCTCTTCCTCTCGTCGCTTGCGGGAAACATGCAACAGGCGATGATCCTGTGCTTCGTCTTTCTCATGCCATTCATGCTGCTGTCGGGCCTCGTCTCGCCAACCGACAACATGCCCGCCGCCCTGCAATACCTGACGATGATCAATCCGCTGACCTACGCCATCCGCATCACCCGCACGGTCTACCTCGAAGGCGGCCAGTTCGCCGAACTCCTGCCCGACATGCTGGCGCTCATCGCCATCGCGGCCGTGACGATGCCGATCTCCGCATGGATGTTCAAGCACCGGCTGAACTAG
- a CDS encoding efflux RND transporter periplasmic adaptor subunit, with the protein MKRLFIIALLLAILAAGAWWYRQRTQAPAELALYGNIDFRQVTLAFNGNGPVTEVLVEEGAQVKKGQVIARLDTSRIVPQIDQAVAQVDAQQASLTRLKNGTRPEEIAQARANLVAAEAEAANARLQFERQSALVPRAAASQQTLDNARSAAAVADAKVVATRKALDLLVAGTRIEEIQQADAQLRAAEAQAAFLRAQLADTDLRAPVDAVVRSRLIEPGEMASPTRAAFSLVTISPKWVRAYVSETQLGQIRPGMRAEISVDSMPGRAIAGWIGFISSVAEFTPKTVQTEELRTSLVFEVRVFVEDPDNVLRLGMPATVRPRLDETPQKNGG; encoded by the coding sequence ATGAAACGCCTCTTCATTATTGCCCTCCTTCTGGCGATCCTCGCCGCTGGCGCCTGGTGGTATCGGCAGCGCACACAAGCACCGGCCGAACTTGCCCTTTACGGAAACATCGACTTCCGGCAGGTAACCCTTGCCTTCAACGGCAACGGACCGGTGACCGAGGTGCTTGTCGAAGAGGGCGCGCAGGTGAAAAAAGGCCAGGTCATCGCCCGGCTGGACACCAGCCGCATCGTACCGCAGATCGACCAGGCGGTGGCCCAGGTGGATGCCCAGCAAGCGAGCCTGACACGCTTGAAGAACGGCACCCGGCCGGAGGAAATCGCCCAGGCGCGCGCCAATCTCGTGGCTGCGGAGGCGGAGGCCGCCAATGCACGCCTGCAATTCGAGCGACAAAGTGCGCTCGTCCCCCGCGCCGCCGCCAGCCAGCAAACGCTCGACAATGCCCGGTCGGCGGCGGCGGTGGCTGACGCCAAGGTCGTTGCTACGCGCAAGGCGCTGGATCTTCTCGTCGCCGGAACGCGGATCGAGGAAATCCAGCAGGCTGATGCTCAATTGCGCGCCGCCGAGGCGCAAGCGGCCTTTCTGCGGGCGCAGCTTGCCGATACCGACCTCCGGGCGCCGGTCGATGCCGTCGTCCGTTCCCGCCTGATCGAGCCTGGCGAGATGGCATCGCCGACGCGCGCCGCATTTTCGCTCGTAACCATCAGCCCGAAATGGGTGCGCGCCTATGTTTCGGAAACCCAACTCGGGCAAATCCGCCCCGGGATGAGGGCAGAGATTAGCGTCGATTCTATGCCCGGCCGCGCGATTGCGGGCTGGATCGGCTTCATCTCGTCGGTCGCGGAGTTCACGCCGAAGACGGTGCAGACCGAGGAATTGCGCACCAGCCTCGTCTTCGAAGTCCGCGTCTTCGTCGAAGACCCTGACAACGTGCTGCGCCTCGGCATGCCGGCCACCGTTCGGCCGCGTCTCGACGAGACGCCCCAGAAAAACGGTGGATGA
- a CDS encoding CerR family C-terminal domain-containing protein yields the protein MAKGSRRSSTVGGRPDGAATRVSLLEAAGAVFAESGFDRATAKEIAHRAGANAAAVNYHFGGIEPLYEEVLAEAHRRLVNYQVLARVVSADQDPKDRLRRLIGLLVSVVRSESSASWPAKVIVRELIAPTPHFEKLRREELEPKKALIFGVLSQTMGVAPDHPLVAQAALSIMAPCFMLLIAEKRLTEVLSPLDRANVSNETLADRLANFTLGGIAQLVATELGG from the coding sequence ATGGCGAAAGGTTCAAGGCGGTCGTCGACGGTTGGCGGGCGGCCTGACGGCGCCGCGACTCGGGTAAGCCTGCTCGAGGCGGCAGGGGCGGTCTTTGCAGAATCGGGCTTTGACCGCGCGACGGCGAAGGAGATTGCTCATCGCGCGGGCGCGAATGCCGCCGCCGTCAACTACCATTTCGGCGGGATCGAACCGCTCTATGAGGAGGTGCTGGCCGAGGCGCATCGCCGGCTCGTCAACTATCAGGTTCTCGCCCGGGTGGTTTCCGCCGACCAGGACCCGAAGGACAGGCTGCGCCGGCTGATCGGCCTTCTCGTCAGCGTGGTTCGCTCTGAAAGCAGCGCGTCATGGCCGGCCAAGGTGATCGTGCGTGAACTGATCGCGCCGACGCCCCATTTCGAAAAGCTTCGCCGTGAGGAACTGGAGCCGAAGAAGGCCCTGATTTTCGGCGTCCTTTCCCAGACCATGGGCGTGGCACCGGATCACCCGCTCGTCGCCCAGGCCGCCCTGTCGATCATGGCGCCCTGCTTCATGCTGCTGATTGCCGAGAAACGCCTGACGGAGGTGTTGAGCCCCCTCGACCGCGCAAATGTCAGCAACGAGACACTGGCAGACAGGCTGGCGAATTTTACCCTCGGCGGCATCGCCCAACTGGTGGCGACGGAGCTTGGTGGATGA